One genomic window of Roseobacter ponti includes the following:
- a CDS encoding response regulator, with protein MSLRDQIRIMVVDDMSTSRGLITQALDAFGVRNVSTAENGMDALKTLATHPVHLVISDYNMPEMDGLQLLHHLRATPKTKGVGFILITGRAEQQIVDHGKKLGMNNYLKKPFEQAGLRNCIEAVVGRL; from the coding sequence ATGTCTTTACGCGATCAGATCAGGATCATGGTTGTTGATGATATGTCGACCAGCAGGGGGTTGATAACCCAGGCATTGGATGCTTTTGGAGTGCGAAATGTTTCGACGGCAGAGAATGGTATGGATGCGCTGAAAACCCTTGCGACGCATCCTGTTCATCTGGTGATCTCCGATTACAATATGCCGGAAATGGACGGTTTGCAGCTGTTGCACCATTTGCGGGCCACACCAAAAACCAAGGGTGTCGGTTTCATTCTTATCACAGGTCGTGCCGAACAGCAGATCGTTGACCACGGTAAAAAACTGGGAATGAATAATTACCTGAAGAAACCGTTCGAGCAGGCGGGACTAAGAAACTGCATCGAAGCCGTCGTCGGGCGTCTTTGA
- a CDS encoding CheR family methyltransferase, with the protein MSDFQSEQALDAENFQAIAELAYQESGLRLLAEKKSMIQSRLRKRLKVLGYSDFSRYARHVCSDAGREERRYMISALTTNVSHFFREIHHFEYLKAEIAPALISALNAGKRVRIWSAGCSNGQEAYSLAMLFSELFPTVFESDFRILATDIDPNVVAFARTAEYPERLINGVPSVMLSKYFRKASGSSEVLYTVDSKIARLVTFRELNLLSDWPMRQQFDVIFCRNVVIYFDSETQDTLWPRFHSVLKPDGLLFLGHSERISQPEQTGFQNCGPTTYRSAGITRNTPGY; encoded by the coding sequence ATGTCAGATTTTCAATCAGAACAGGCGCTCGACGCGGAGAATTTTCAGGCCATTGCTGAACTGGCTTACCAGGAAAGCGGTTTGCGTCTTCTGGCCGAAAAAAAGTCCATGATCCAGTCACGTTTGCGCAAAAGACTGAAAGTGCTAGGGTACTCGGATTTTTCGCGATACGCGCGTCATGTCTGCTCAGACGCCGGCCGTGAAGAACGTCGCTATATGATATCAGCGCTGACAACAAACGTTTCGCATTTCTTCAGAGAAATCCATCACTTTGAGTATCTGAAGGCGGAAATTGCTCCGGCCCTGATTTCGGCTCTGAACGCAGGGAAACGGGTAAGGATCTGGTCAGCGGGCTGCTCCAATGGTCAGGAAGCCTACTCACTTGCGATGCTTTTCTCTGAATTGTTTCCCACAGTTTTCGAGAGTGATTTTAGGATACTGGCGACCGATATTGACCCGAACGTTGTCGCATTTGCAAGGACCGCAGAGTACCCGGAACGATTGATCAACGGAGTTCCATCCGTGATGCTGAGCAAATATTTCCGCAAAGCCTCAGGCAGTTCTGAAGTTCTTTACACGGTGGATTCGAAAATCGCCCGACTCGTCACGTTTCGCGAACTGAACCTGCTGTCAGACTGGCCCATGAGGCAGCAGTTCGACGTAATTTTTTGCCGGAACGTCGTCATCTATTTCGATTCTGAAACACAGGACACCTTATGGCCCAGGTTTCACAGCGTTTTGAAACCGGATGGTTTGTTGTTCCTCGGGCACTCGGAACGAATATCACAACCTGAGCAGACAGGATTTCAGAACTGCGGACCGACCACATACCGGTCGGCAGGGATCACCCGGAATACGCCTGGATATTGA
- a CDS encoding chemotaxis protein CheW gives MSEKETVKSIELLTFQLADQEYSLDIMSVREIRGWTRTTPLPHAPSYMKGVINLRGTVLPVMDLSERLGLRAREQTDRNVIIVVSHDDMLTGLLVDAVSDIIALTEDDLQPPPEMQSGQGPGVVSALTLIDERMIRVLELSSVVASVQSTAA, from the coding sequence ATGAGCGAAAAAGAAACGGTTAAATCCATAGAGCTTCTGACTTTTCAGCTGGCGGACCAGGAATATTCGCTTGATATCATGTCGGTCCGCGAAATCAGAGGCTGGACCAGAACCACTCCTCTGCCCCATGCGCCGAGCTACATGAAGGGTGTGATTAACCTGCGTGGAACAGTTCTGCCGGTTATGGACCTGTCAGAAAGGCTTGGTCTGCGGGCCCGCGAACAAACGGATCGCAACGTGATAATTGTGGTCAGCCATGACGATATGCTGACTGGTCTCCTGGTCGATGCTGTGTCCGACATCATCGCTCTTACCGAAGACGACCTGCAACCGCCTCCCGAAATGCAATCCGGTCAGGGTCCCGGTGTGGTCAGCGCATTGACACTCATTGATGAGCGCATGATACGCGTACTTGAGCTCAGTTCCGTCGTGGCATCGGTCCAGAGCACGGCTGCGTGA
- a CDS encoding chemotaxis protein CheA, whose amino-acid sequence MSDANDPMAEIRASFFIECEELLEALQDGLQLLYDGADDTETINVVFRAVHSIKGGAGAFGLEALVRFAHRFETVLDEIRSERMSAGADALKVFFQCADHLSDLVRISRDAGDLPDEKTAELLGELDKLLGEEGASAHDEPEPEEDIEFQPAILSLDLDLGGEDDTPELAIADLPDLPPIASTNRFRILFRPANELFETGNEPFHMLRALDELGECDVICQLERLPDFADLNPEHSFLSWTIELSTEADAAEIEAAFEFVEGLCTLEVEAIRQPEEISAELSQEMPETGIEVVQSTQEVPLPDAATNVQEARPGVPRNEQPATETLPEPEPDAPAAEVPATKTPEQKPPAKTNAPAAAKSVVRVDLDRIERLVNLVGELVINQAMLSQSLESSGLSPHSDAMNGLEEFQRLTRDIQDSVMMIRAQPVKSLFQRMSRIVRESSSMVDKDVRLHTEGENTEVDKTVIERLADPLTHMIRNAVDHGLETTEKRLAAGKPRQGRVNLTAAHRSGRVVIDVSDDGGGINREKVLQIAIDKGLVPADVSFSDTEIDNLLFLPGFSTASVVSDLSGRGVGMDVVRTAIQALGGRITISSVPGVGTTFSISLPLTLAVLDGMVVQVADETLVLPLNVVIETLTLGKGDVEMVRPGAHVVRVRSGFVPLFDLGEELGYRSPISEYEGSVVLLIAHEDGSHAALIIDSILDQRQVVIKGLDDSFFRAPGIAAATILGDGQIALILDTSDIISNAIGATGTGASPSLTGIPA is encoded by the coding sequence ATGTCTGATGCAAATGATCCGATGGCGGAAATCAGGGCTTCATTCTTTATAGAATGCGAGGAACTGCTTGAAGCATTGCAGGACGGACTGCAGCTGCTTTATGACGGAGCCGACGACACCGAGACCATCAATGTGGTTTTTCGCGCAGTCCATTCGATAAAAGGCGGCGCCGGGGCTTTCGGCCTGGAAGCACTTGTACGCTTTGCACATCGTTTCGAAACCGTCCTTGATGAGATACGGTCTGAGCGCATGTCCGCTGGCGCCGATGCTCTGAAGGTATTCTTCCAGTGTGCCGACCACCTCTCTGACCTTGTCCGCATCAGTCGGGATGCTGGAGACCTGCCGGATGAGAAGACGGCAGAGCTTCTTGGTGAACTCGATAAACTTTTGGGTGAAGAAGGGGCCAGCGCCCATGATGAGCCGGAACCTGAGGAGGATATCGAATTCCAGCCTGCCATACTCTCGCTGGATCTTGATCTTGGAGGCGAAGACGACACGCCGGAGCTGGCGATCGCTGATCTGCCGGATCTTCCTCCCATCGCCAGCACCAATCGGTTCCGCATCCTGTTCCGGCCTGCAAATGAACTCTTTGAAACTGGCAATGAGCCGTTTCACATGCTGCGCGCTCTGGATGAGTTGGGAGAGTGTGACGTCATCTGTCAACTTGAGCGCCTTCCTGACTTTGCAGACCTGAACCCCGAACATTCCTTCTTATCATGGACCATTGAGCTGTCGACCGAAGCGGATGCGGCCGAGATTGAAGCGGCCTTTGAATTTGTGGAAGGCCTTTGCACCCTTGAAGTCGAAGCGATCAGGCAACCGGAGGAAATCTCAGCAGAGCTTTCTCAGGAAATGCCTGAGACCGGAATCGAGGTTGTACAGAGCACGCAGGAAGTGCCGTTGCCTGATGCCGCAACGAATGTTCAGGAGGCGCGCCCGGGTGTGCCCCGGAACGAACAGCCAGCCACCGAAACACTCCCGGAACCCGAACCGGATGCGCCGGCTGCAGAAGTGCCGGCCACAAAAACCCCGGAGCAGAAGCCCCCCGCGAAAACAAACGCTCCTGCAGCAGCCAAATCGGTCGTGCGCGTCGATCTCGACCGCATTGAACGTCTCGTAAATCTCGTGGGCGAGCTTGTCATCAATCAGGCAATGCTGTCGCAAAGCCTTGAGTCGTCGGGTTTATCTCCTCATTCCGATGCCATGAACGGGCTCGAAGAGTTTCAGCGCCTGACGCGAGACATCCAGGACAGCGTCATGATGATCCGGGCGCAGCCGGTAAAGTCACTTTTTCAGAGAATGTCACGGATTGTCCGGGAATCCTCTTCCATGGTCGACAAAGACGTGCGCCTGCATACGGAAGGCGAAAACACCGAGGTAGACAAGACAGTTATCGAGCGGCTGGCCGACCCTCTCACCCATATGATCCGCAATGCCGTCGATCACGGGCTCGAGACAACCGAGAAACGGCTCGCCGCCGGCAAACCCAGGCAGGGCAGAGTTAATCTGACAGCGGCTCATCGTTCCGGCCGCGTCGTAATCGATGTCTCTGATGATGGCGGCGGTATAAACCGGGAAAAAGTACTGCAGATTGCAATCGACAAAGGGCTTGTTCCTGCCGATGTGTCTTTTTCTGACACCGAGATCGATAACCTGCTTTTTCTGCCAGGCTTTTCAACTGCCTCTGTCGTGTCTGATCTGTCGGGTCGCGGCGTCGGGATGGACGTGGTCCGAACCGCAATCCAGGCGCTTGGCGGCCGGATAACAATCTCTTCGGTTCCCGGCGTCGGGACCACATTCTCCATCTCGCTGCCCCTCACTCTCGCTGTCCTTGACGGGATGGTAGTGCAGGTTGCTGATGAAACGCTGGTACTGCCGCTCAATGTCGTGATTGAGACCCTCACTCTCGGCAAGGGAGATGTCGAAATGGTCAGGCCCGGTGCACATGTGGTCAGGGTGCGCAGCGGTTTCGTACCGCTGTTCGATCTTGGTGAAGAACTTGGCTATCGGTCACCGATCAGCGAGTACGAAGGCAGCGTAGTGCTCCTGATCGCCCACGAAGACGGTAGTCACGCCGCCCTGATCATCGACAGCATTCTTGACCAGCGTCAGGTTGTAATCAAAGGACTGGATGACAGCTTCTTCCGCGCACCCGGCATCGCCGCAGCCACCATTCTCGGAGACGGGCAAATCGCATTAATCCTCGACACCTCCGACATTATTTCCAATGCAATCGGTGCAACAGGGACAGGAGCGTCCCCCTCTCTGACAGGAATTCCGGCATGA
- a CDS encoding response regulator has product MTLEILAVDDSRTMRDMIRLALLPAGFNVHTADDGVHGIEVLSGITPDAIITDINMPRMDGFGFIDAVRGQEEHRATPILVLTTEAAPELKARARHAGATGWIVKPFDPSKLIKALQMVAG; this is encoded by the coding sequence ATGACACTCGAAATACTCGCAGTGGATGACAGCCGCACGATGCGGGACATGATCCGGCTGGCGCTGCTGCCGGCTGGTTTTAACGTGCATACTGCGGATGATGGTGTGCACGGCATCGAAGTACTCAGCGGGATCACTCCCGATGCGATTATCACCGACATCAACATGCCGCGTATGGACGGGTTCGGTTTCATTGATGCGGTCCGCGGACAGGAAGAGCATCGCGCAACGCCCATCCTTGTTCTGACCACCGAAGCCGCGCCTGAGCTCAAGGCCCGTGCACGTCACGCAGGGGCGACCGGCTGGATCGTAAAGCCGTTCGATCCGTCAAAGCTGATCAAGGCTTTGCAGATGGTTGCTGGCTGA
- a CDS encoding STAS domain-containing protein: MSDPLVPDARLDLSAAAGLATALRERTEPEVIVDLSEVRHLGALCLQILIAAATAARKDGRSLSLINASDRVIDQLRVMGMTPETIAGGRI; this comes from the coding sequence ATGAGTGACCCCCTCGTACCGGATGCCAGGCTTGATCTTTCCGCAGCAGCGGGACTGGCCACTGCTCTGCGGGAACGCACGGAACCCGAAGTGATCGTCGATCTCTCAGAGGTACGCCATCTCGGGGCACTGTGCCTGCAGATTCTGATTGCAGCCGCAACCGCCGCACGAAAAGACGGCCGGTCGCTGTCACTGATCAACGCTTCTGACCGCGTGATCGACCAGTTGCGCGTCATGGGCATGACACCCGAAACAATCGCCGGAGGTCGCATATGA
- a CDS encoding methyltetrahydrofolate cobalamin methyltransferase, whose product MTRTIVESKTRTAVIGFDQPFCVIGERINPTGRKKLALELEAGDFSTVEADAIAQVAAGATVLDINSGAVFTNKMAEDTRYADNNFVEPPLMKALIERVQTIVDVPLCIDSSVPGALQSGLEACEGRPLLNSVTGEEERLELVLPLVKKFNVPVVAISNDDTGISEDPDVRFAVAKKIVERAADFGIPAHDIVVDPLVMPIGAMATAGHQVFTLVRRLREELGVNTTCGASNISFGLPNRHGINNAFLPMAMEAGMTSAIMNPVALPVNAARIEAKKQELAAAGIIVPDEMDDEIFCQLTGLGSTKPRPGREMEAIRAANFLTNNDPHGGAWIEFNKEPPKPGQEGRGRAGRTGGRRRR is encoded by the coding sequence ATGACACGAACAATCGTCGAATCCAAAACCCGCACCGCCGTCATCGGCTTTGACCAGCCGTTCTGCGTGATCGGGGAGCGGATCAACCCGACAGGGCGCAAGAAACTGGCCCTGGAGCTTGAAGCCGGCGATTTCTCAACCGTCGAAGCGGATGCCATCGCTCAGGTGGCCGCAGGCGCGACAGTGCTCGATATCAACTCGGGCGCCGTTTTCACCAATAAAATGGCCGAAGACACCCGCTATGCCGATAACAACTTTGTCGAGCCGCCTTTGATGAAAGCGCTGATCGAGCGGGTTCAGACCATTGTGGATGTGCCGCTGTGCATTGACAGCTCTGTGCCCGGCGCGCTGCAATCGGGGCTTGAGGCCTGTGAGGGCCGCCCGCTTCTGAACTCGGTGACCGGCGAGGAAGAGCGTCTTGAGCTCGTTCTGCCACTGGTGAAAAAGTTCAACGTGCCGGTGGTGGCGATCTCCAACGACGATACCGGTATTTCCGAAGACCCGGATGTGCGTTTTGCCGTGGCGAAAAAGATCGTCGAGCGAGCGGCGGATTTCGGCATCCCCGCGCATGATATCGTCGTGGACCCCCTGGTAATGCCAATTGGCGCGATGGCAACTGCCGGGCATCAGGTGTTCACACTGGTACGGCGTCTGCGCGAAGAGCTGGGCGTGAACACGACCTGCGGCGCGTCCAACATTTCCTTTGGCCTGCCAAACCGGCACGGGATCAACAACGCGTTCCTGCCGATGGCGATGGAGGCGGGTATGACATCCGCGATCATGAACCCCGTCGCCCTGCCGGTGAATGCGGCAAGGATTGAGGCTAAAAAACAGGAGCTTGCTGCCGCAGGGATCATCGTTCCGGACGAAATGGATGATGAGATTTTCTGCCAGTTGACAGGTCTGGGCTCGACGAAGCCGCGCCCGGGCCGCGAGATGGAAGCCATTCGCGCGGCCAATTTCCTGACCAACAATGACCCGCATGGCGGGGCCTGGATTGAGTTCAACAAAGAACCCCCCAAACCCGGGCAGGAAGGGCGCGGCCGTGCCGGTCGGACCGGCGGTCGTCGCAGACGCTGA
- a CDS encoding methylenetetrahydrofolate reductase produces the protein MALLNFKRKETAMPDGVSPETEAFLQDYSIEVMPRTAEKVENFRDLLPAGTRVYIAHIEGTPIEEMVATAARLNADGFPVMPHFPARIIKDRATLADWIARYQGEADVKQALLLAGGVTTPHGDFDSSMQLMETGLFDAAGFTRLHVAGHPEGNRDIDADGSMTNVSAALKWKNDFQTRTDAKMAIATQFAFDAKPIIRWADALKADGITLPVHIGIAGPAKLQTLIKFAIACGVGPSLKVLQKRAMDVTKLLLPYEPTDVIRDLAAHKAASPEFNITNVHFFPLGGIRTNATWAIENGGSAAVPANA, from the coding sequence ATGGCCCTTCTGAATTTCAAACGCAAAGAGACTGCGATGCCCGACGGAGTAAGCCCTGAAACAGAGGCTTTTCTGCAGGATTATTCAATCGAAGTGATGCCCCGAACGGCCGAAAAGGTCGAAAACTTCCGCGATCTTCTGCCTGCCGGCACCCGCGTCTATATCGCGCATATAGAAGGCACACCGATTGAAGAGATGGTTGCTACCGCCGCACGCCTGAATGCGGACGGCTTTCCGGTAATGCCACATTTCCCGGCGCGCATCATCAAAGACCGCGCGACGCTTGCCGACTGGATTGCCCGGTATCAGGGGGAGGCGGATGTGAAACAGGCACTGCTGCTCGCAGGCGGTGTAACCACCCCGCACGGCGACTTCGACAGCTCCATGCAGCTGATGGAAACCGGCCTCTTTGACGCGGCAGGCTTTACCCGTCTGCACGTTGCAGGCCACCCCGAAGGCAACCGCGACATCGACGCGGACGGCTCAATGACCAATGTCTCCGCCGCGTTGAAATGGAAAAACGACTTTCAGACCCGTACCGATGCGAAAATGGCGATTGCCACGCAGTTCGCCTTTGACGCAAAACCGATCATCCGCTGGGCGGATGCGCTCAAAGCAGATGGCATCACCCTGCCCGTCCATATCGGGATCGCCGGCCCTGCCAAACTGCAGACGCTGATTAAATTTGCCATCGCCTGCGGTGTCGGCCCCTCGCTTAAAGTGCTGCAGAAACGCGCGATGGATGTGACCAAGCTGTTGCTGCCCTATGAACCCACGGACGTGATCCGCGATCTGGCTGCGCATAAGGCCGCCAGTCCGGAGTTCAACATTACAAACGTGCACTTCTTTCCGCTGGGTGGCATCAGGACAAATGCCACCTGGGCCATCGAAAACGGCGGCAGCGCCGCTGTTCCGGCCAACGCCTGA
- a CDS encoding virulence factor produces the protein MPEVTIVYWRDIPAQVIVGKGRRGSKRPLPERFEQAIDRAAMKVGAEDTDAYLAEWRKAGSYEVEGDPDAVADAEAARIDAEYDRTRIKALIDNDGWA, from the coding sequence ATGCCTGAGGTCACAATCGTTTACTGGCGCGATATCCCCGCTCAGGTGATCGTGGGCAAGGGACGACGTGGCTCCAAACGTCCGCTGCCTGAACGCTTCGAGCAGGCGATTGACCGCGCTGCAATGAAGGTTGGCGCAGAGGACACCGATGCGTATCTCGCGGAATGGCGCAAAGCCGGCAGCTATGAGGTTGAGGGCGATCCCGACGCGGTCGCCGACGCCGAAGCTGCCCGGATCGATGCGGAATATGACAGGACCCGCATTAAAGCACTGATTGATAACGACGGCTGGGCCTGA
- a CDS encoding Ppx/GppA phosphatase family protein, producing the protein MAPKRPTGAGALDKLTALSPAPVPPRSGELYAALDLGTNSCRMLIAQPRGSGFHVVDSFSKSVQLGAGLEKSGRLSHGSMSRTIQALRICQQKLKRNNVDRMRLVATEACRRARNADDFLRRVMNETGLHLDIIEPQEEARLAVVSCAPLVSRNTENLLVVDIGGGSTELVWIDLSDVPRSDRPQSIMRLHQGFKYDAAGAPAARVVDWISVPLGVATLRDQFNDVDDDAARFALMSWFFEENLSDFTPYHDTRPHEKFQIVGTSGTVTTVAASHLGLKRYDRTKVDGLHMTTDQIDRVIRSYLALGPAGRRADPRIGQDRHALIMSGAAILQALMRCWPTDRLSVADRGLREGLLYAQMSADGVLDDGAL; encoded by the coding sequence ATGGCGCCAAAGCGTCCCACAGGTGCGGGCGCGCTCGACAAACTGACGGCTCTGAGCCCCGCGCCGGTTCCGCCACGGTCAGGTGAGCTTTATGCCGCCCTCGACCTTGGTACAAACAGCTGTCGCATGCTGATCGCCCAGCCGAGAGGCAGCGGTTTTCATGTGGTGGACAGTTTCTCCAAATCCGTGCAGCTCGGCGCGGGGCTGGAGAAGTCCGGGCGCCTGTCGCACGGATCGATGTCGCGTACCATTCAGGCACTTCGCATCTGTCAGCAGAAACTCAAGCGCAATAACGTGGACCGGATGCGGCTTGTCGCAACCGAAGCCTGCAGGCGGGCGCGCAATGCGGATGATTTTCTGCGCCGCGTGATGAATGAAACCGGTCTGCACCTCGATATCATCGAGCCTCAGGAAGAAGCACGCCTGGCCGTTGTCTCCTGTGCGCCGCTGGTGAGCCGTAATACCGAGAACCTGCTGGTTGTCGACATCGGTGGGGGCTCGACCGAACTGGTGTGGATCGATCTGTCGGATGTGCCGCGCAGTGACCGTCCGCAATCAATCATGCGCCTGCACCAGGGGTTCAAATATGATGCTGCCGGGGCACCGGCTGCGCGGGTGGTGGACTGGATCTCGGTTCCGCTCGGGGTGGCCACCCTGCGCGATCAGTTCAACGATGTGGATGATGATGCCGCGCGCTTTGCTCTGATGAGCTGGTTTTTCGAAGAGAACCTGTCGGATTTCACACCTTACCACGATACGCGACCGCATGAGAAGTTTCAGATTGTCGGAACATCGGGCACGGTGACTACGGTCGCGGCGAGCCATCTTGGCCTGAAACGCTATGACCGCACCAAGGTGGACGGGCTGCACATGACCACCGATCAGATCGACCGGGTGATCCGCTCTTACCTCGCGCTGGGGCCTGCCGGGCGCCGGGCCGATCCGCGCATCGGGCAGGACCGGCACGCGTTGATTATGTCGGGAGCGGCCATTCTGCAGGCGCTGATGCGCTGCTGGCCTACGGACCGCCTGTCGGTGGCGGATCGCGGTCTGCGCGAGGGTCTGCTATATGCGCAGATGAGTGCGGATGGCGTGCTTGATGACGGAGCCCTGTGA
- a CDS encoding RlmE family RNA methyltransferase, with protein sequence MAKTPSGKNTSGRGQRELKVKVKSARGRKLSSTRWLQRQLNDPYVKRARAEGYRGRAAYKILELDEKYRFLVPGARVVDLGCAPGGWCQVAVKRVNALGERQGKAVGTVLGIDLQEMEPIAGSTLYQLDFMADDADAQVREWLGGKADVVMSDMAASSSGHKQTDHLRIIALCEAAAYFAFDVLEEGGTFVAKVLAGGAEGELQKLLKQRFSKVANIKPPASRQDSSEKFVVATGFRAEN encoded by the coding sequence ATGGCGAAAACACCCTCAGGCAAGAATACTTCCGGACGCGGTCAGCGCGAACTGAAGGTCAAAGTAAAATCCGCGCGCGGGCGCAAGCTCAGCTCCACCCGCTGGCTGCAGCGGCAGCTCAATGACCCATACGTCAAACGCGCCCGTGCAGAGGGTTACCGGGGCAGGGCGGCCTACAAGATCCTGGAGCTTGATGAGAAATACCGTTTTCTGGTGCCCGGTGCGCGAGTGGTTGATCTGGGCTGTGCGCCGGGGGGTTGGTGTCAGGTGGCGGTCAAGCGGGTGAATGCGCTTGGCGAGAGACAGGGCAAAGCTGTCGGCACGGTTCTGGGTATCGATCTGCAGGAAATGGAGCCTATCGCGGGCAGCACGCTCTACCAGCTCGATTTCATGGCCGATGACGCCGATGCGCAGGTGCGCGAATGGCTGGGCGGCAAAGCGGATGTGGTCATGTCTGACATGGCCGCTTCGAGCTCGGGTCATAAACAGACTGACCATCTGCGGATCATCGCACTGTGCGAGGCGGCGGCGTATTTCGCCTTTGACGTGCTGGAGGAGGGAGGCACCTTCGTTGCCAAAGTACTCGCCGGTGGCGCCGAAGGGGAGCTGCAAAAGCTGCTGAAACAACGATTCTCGAAGGTTGCCAACATAAAACCGCCGGCCTCGCGTCAGGACAGTTCGGAAAAATTCGTTGTGGCGACAGGCTTTCGGGCGGAGAACTGA